The Nicotiana tabacum cultivar K326 chromosome 5, ASM71507v2, whole genome shotgun sequence sequence CTGaagggttcacaaatgcgaaccctgttTCGCATTTCCCAACTTATCAggggtcggggttcgcaattacgaacccctgttcgcaattcTCATGCCtgcaacctgcaacttttatacttaaccGATTTTAAAACCCATTTTTTATACTCCCTCAAACATAAACACacttaggcgatttttcaaggattccttcttctccaaatcaattgtaagtcatctttaactagttttcttcaatcattaatatcttttaacatgatttcaacttaaaatcaaagattttcatggggaaaattgggtgttttgggtagaacctaggtttttaaaaaaatgaggatttggacctcgatttgaggtccgatttcaaaacaaatcatatatttgggttcgtgggggaatgggtaatcgaattttggtttgaacctcgggttttgaccatgtgggcccggaagcgatttttgactttttgggtaaaactttggaaactCATTcttatgcattggggttgattcatttagcgtgtattaatgtaattaagtaatttgtgactagaaatgagcgaattggcggtggaatcaaggggtaaagctataattgaaccttgagttgtgtttgtggcattgagataagtgtttggtctaaccttagcttgagggattaggagttgtgtcctattttctatttgtttcttgttgagtacgacgtataggcatggtgacgagtatctatacgttggtgtcaagcatgacctgagtcttgtattgtgattttcatgacttcgttgtattattcatgccttggtgaagatttctacttgttgtgtaaagtttgtggaaagaattgtgactcgtgaacattgaggagcgttggctccagttgGATAACgatttgtgaaagtataagtgttaatcgaaactctagagcattggctcgagttgtgaagtgaattgtgaagtaaaagtgagaaagaaaagagatcaTTATATTGTCCCCTTGCCGagctattgttgagttgaggttcccttgcattgtgttcttaattgatattactggcgcttaggttgatgattctttgtgttaggtgttgtaacaagtttggttatagttgggtagttaggtgttgtaacaagtttagttatagctgaggtagttagatgttgaaactagttgagctatagttgagatagttagatgttggaacaagtttggttatcgctatttctcccttgccgggacgtatatacttgtactgttgagttcccttgccgggatggtGCAGTCTATTGTTGATCTCTTGCTGGGATGGTTAagtatgattattgttgactgtatatttggaatgggttgtgcgccgcaatattatatatatatatatatatatatatatatatatatatatatatatatatatgagaatcgggttgcacgccgcaacaaatattatattggatcgtgttgcatgctgcaacagatattatattggattgagttgcacgccgcaacagttatatatgtggatcgggttgcacgccgcaacaatgttaaatggtaagggattgggttgcgcgccgcaacagtattgttattgtattgttgtagacatcgagtgttctttcatactttattaagtttctgttAGAATTGATAtatttccccgaagcatgtttccccctccctttTAAACTGTTATTTCCTGTTTATATTTCCGTTGTaattattatataactgcactggtttatctggagtctcgtcctagcctcgtcactacctcgccggggttaggccagacacttaccaacacatggggtcggttgtgctgatgctacactctgcacttatgtgcaAATACAGGAGCAGCGCTTGGTCAGCAGCAttaggggagccagccttcagtccaccgagataccgaggtagccttgcaagcgtccgcaggcccgacgtctcctctatcttttattatgttttgTTATCTCTTGTATCCGAAACAGACAGTGCTTTCTTTCTTTCAAACAGTTGTGTGTAGTGATCTTAGTAGTTCGTGGATGTTGTGACATCAGTTTCTGTGTAGAGACATATGTGGATTTTCGTATTATTTTGGGTTTTACGTttatttaagtcttccgcttaatctcACATTCCgttgtatttaaatatttatcACTTGTTGATGTAATTTGTAAGAAGATTAAAGCAAAAGAGTTAAGGATTTCtaatttcgtggcttgcctagcttctacgagtaggtgccatcacgactcccgatgatggaaaattcaggtcgtgacaaatatgtttgatttgaatattgtattctaAATTAGAATGTTGTGGTATGTTTGGTTTGAATACTATATTCTAAATTAGAATATTATTATATTTGGTTTGGATGGATTCTGTATTCCAAATTAGAACCTTATGGTATGTTTAGTTTGAAAATTATAtttcaaattagaatattatGGTATTTTTGGTTTGAAAATTGTATTCTTCATTAGATTAATATGGTATGTCTGATTTGgattgtattccaaattagaatattataGTATATTTCAGAATATTTGagaagatttggaggcataaAGTGTAATACTTTTGGGACATTTGATGTAATTTCAGAACTTAAAGTATATCATAAAAGTGAATTTTACAAATGGGTATATTATGAAACTTCCCCTTTATTTTACCACCTGGCCTGTTGGATCAATAGAGTCAAATAATTGGCTGTAATTCTTTCTTTATTATTTGCAGAAAATTATAAAATAGGGATGATTTCAAACGGAGTCAAAAGTTTCAAATCACCCACTTCCAAGGTTATTTGTGTAGTTTTTTTACCCTATTATTTGGCTCAACAATTTTAGTCTGGCTGAGAAATGACAATTAGGCTCATTCCTTTAAGTATAATTAAGGTTTGTTTAGCTCACATATTAATTATGCGGGAATCATAAAGCAGAGATTATTTATATAGTgattaataaagaaagaaatatgCAATGATTAATAACAGAAAATATTGTTAAGCGGAGATTAATAATGAAGGGATTATTGTTATACAAATATTATTTCTCTAAAGACACATACTTGCATTCCACATTTGACCCacgtaaaataatatataaattccCCCATAACTTAATGTGATATCATTTGATATCTCTAGCCAATTGCTGCATTGGATAATCCGGTCAAATATTTTACACTATGAAATCTCTGATAAATATTTCTGACGTGGAATTCACAGAATGGCACACAAATAACAGTGACGATTGATGTGCCATAATCAAGTGCTGAAAATTTGACCTTCCAATCATTTTCATTTTAATAATTCACACCTTGTCAACTATTTTAATGTAACAAAAAACGATTTTGTTACGTTAttgttataataaataaagttcAATAAGATTACCTAAAAATTAACCCTAAAGGTTGATGAAATTTAACTTTTATGGACTTGTATGTATGATGTACAAAAGGGTTGACTATCAAAGACCATGCCTATGAGCAGTGGCGAagcaaaaaaaatttaaaagtgtttaaacttgaaagaagtaaaaaattCTCCGACAAAGAGTATTcgatatatgttatatacctctaaaacataatattttacctatatatactGTGTAATTTTCCGATGAAGAGTGGTCAATTAGACCACCCTATAAGACATGTCGCTTCGCCCCTGCATGTGAGTACAAAAACTATATACAACTAACTCCTGAATGTGAAGTCTATCACAGCAATAGATTCACACTTTACACCATATGCAAGCAAATTCAAACACTTATTTTTCAGTTATGGTTGGCATTTGCTTTTCCTTCAAAAGACTTGCAACTTCTATCCTTATGTAATACCCACAGGCCACAGCATAACACGCTGGGAATAGGTTCCACTGCTGTGGTTCCTTCCTAATGCCTTTCACTGTCCAAGTCCATAAGTATTTATCCACCAATTAAATTTCATAGCATAAAAACGATCAACTCAGCAATATGAATAGTAATAACAAAATATTTAGAGCAAGCTTTCCGCATGGCAATCAGAAAGGAGCCTTTGCATAACTGGTGAAGTTGTTGGTGAAGTTGCTGTCATGTGACCAGTAGGTCACaagttcgagccgtgaaaacaacctcttgcaaaaatgcaggataagactgcgtacaaaagacccttgtggtccggccttccccggaccccgcacaTAGAAGAAACTTAGTGCACATTGAAAAGTACAATCCTAACCTTGTTTATCAGCTACACAACCAGTTTCAAACATAAAGTTACTGCTGTTAAGTATGTTGCGATGAATACAAAGAGGGGCCATAAGAAAAGAGAACCGAAACATGAGGAGAGGATCTCGGAACGCTCAGGAGTTTCTGTTCCATTTTAACATAATTCCGAGGCACATGACTCCCTTTGCATCTGCCAGCAATGATAACTTTTCTAGCACTATTGCATTTTCAAGCAAATACTTTATCAATGGTAGTACGAACTTATTTTCACTCAATGGTCCAACCATGTTAATGAACTTGATGGTCTTCAAATGTACTAAGGAGCAGTTAAAATCATGTATCTCAAACCTCTTGCACCGTTTATCGTTCTTATACACATACTGCAGCAAAGAGTCAGCTAATTAATCAGTTATTCTCCTCAGATCGAAGTAGAAAGCCAAGGAGTTAATTGTGAATAAAATTAAAAAGGTGATGAATTTTTAGATTCAAGGATCATGTTACACATGTCCACAACAAAAACAATGTTTCA is a genomic window containing:
- the LOC107806464 gene encoding uncharacterized protein LOC107806464 isoform X2, coding for MGLAAQRNVPSLVSAILHIHVDCEYEDYNLEKEYSNLKELLQTVAHVENLELSPWFIQYVYKNDKRCKRFEIHDFNCSLVHLKTIKFINMVGPLSENKFVLPLIKYLLENAIVLEKLSLLADAKGVMCLGIMLKWNRNS
- the LOC107806464 gene encoding uncharacterized protein LOC107806464 isoform X1; this encodes MGLAAIHLQQRNVPSLVSAILHIHVDCEYEDYNLEKEYSNLKELLQTVAHVENLELSPWFIQYVYKNDKRCKRFEIHDFNCSLVHLKTIKFINMVGPLSENKFVLPLIKYLLENAIVLEKLSLLADAKGVMCLGIMLKWNRNS